In Erpetoichthys calabaricus chromosome 6, fErpCal1.3, whole genome shotgun sequence, one genomic interval encodes:
- the crygn2 gene encoding gamma-crystallin N-B, with protein MSQYSGKIVFYEGKCFTGRKLEVYGDCDNFQDRGFMNRVNSIRVESGAWICFDHPDFRGQQYILERGEYPDFHRWNSHNDHMGSCRPVRMHGEHYRIELFEGCNFTGQCMELCEDCPFLQGRGWNKSCINAIKVYGDGAWVMYEEPNYRGRMYIVERGDYRSHNEWQGHSANVQSIRRVVNYF; from the exons ATGTCTCAGTACTCAGGAAAG ATCGTGTTTTACGAGGGCAAATGCTTCACAGGCCGGAAGCTGGAAGTCTATGGTGACTGTGACAACTTCCAGGACCGAGGCTTCATGAACCGCGTCAACTCGATTCGTGTGGAAAGTGGAGCCTGGATCTGCTTTGATCACCCCGATTTTCGGGGACAGCAGTATATCCTTGAACGTGGAGAATACCCAGATTTCCACCGCTGGAATTCCCACAATGACCACATGGGCTCCTGCAGGCCTGTCAGAATG CATGGTGAGCACTACAGGATTGAGCTCTTTGAGGGATGCAACTTCACTGGTCAGTGCATGGAGCTGTGCGAAGACTGTCCCTTCCTGCAGGGTCGAGGCTGGAACAAGAGCTGCATCAATGCCATTAAAGTCTATGGAGATGGAGC ATGGGTGATGTATGAGGAGCCCAACTATCGTGGACGCATGTACATTGTGGAGAGGGGTGATTACCGGAGTCACAACGAGTGGCAGGGACACAGTGCCAATGTCCAGTCCATCAGGCGGGTTGTCAACTACTTCTAA